One window of the Cydia splendana chromosome 18, ilCydSple1.2, whole genome shotgun sequence genome contains the following:
- the LOC134799267 gene encoding mitochondrial intermembrane space import and assembly protein 40 yields MSISRIESGPGGKDVLLIASPAALAEPSRVSLPEPEPAAGLILPDGSINWGCPCLGGMATGPCAQPFRDAFSCFHYSEAEPKGSDCYEKFSEMQACMANYPELYGRDEDDEEPALPGTGPAPGAPDERPPDADNQLAEP; encoded by the exons ATGTCGATATCCCGCATCGAGAGCGGCCCCGGCGGCAAGGACGTGCTGCTGATCGCGTCGCCGGCGGCGCTGGCCGAGCCCTCCCGCGTGTCCCTGCCCGAGCCCGAGCCGGCCGCCGGCCTCATCCTGCCCGACGGCTCCATCAACTGGGGCTGCCCCTGCCTCGGCGGCATGGCCACTGGGCCCTGCGCGCAGCCCTTCCGGGACGCCTTCTCCTGCTTCCACTACAG CGAGGCGGAGCCGAAGGGCAGCGACTGCTACGAGAAGTTCAGCGAGATGCAGGCGTGCATGGCCAACTACCCCGAGCTGTACGGCCGCGACGAGGACGACGAGGAGCCGGCCCTGCCCGGCACCGgacccgcacccggcgcaccggACGAGCGGCCGCCCGACGCCGACAACCAACTCGCCGAGCCCTAG